One genomic segment of Brassica napus cultivar Da-Ae chromosome A3, Da-Ae, whole genome shotgun sequence includes these proteins:
- the LOC106443154 gene encoding S-adenosylmethionine decarboxylase proenzyme 2 isoform X2, with protein MMESKAGNNKSKSSLFYEAPLGYSIEDVRPFGGIKKFKSSVYSNVKIVLSQQQSEKTMSVSTIGFEGYEKRLEVTFFEPSIFLDTQGLGLRALAKSQIDEILQPAECTIVSYLSNDQLDSYVLSESSVFIFPYKIIIKTCGTTKLLLSIEPLLRLAGELSLDVDSMRYTRGSFLCPGGQPFPHRNFSEEVSVLDGHFSKLGLSSVAYLMGKDDETKKWHVYSASSGAKKNNKSNVYTLEMCMTGLDKDKASVFYKNESSSMTDNSGIRKILPQSQICDFEFEPCGYSMNSVEGGAISTIHVTPEDGFSYASFEAVGYDFTTMDLSLLVSRVLTCFEPKQFSVAIHSSIAQKSYYKGLCVELDDYGCRETTMESLGEERGTVMYQRFEKLGRYCGSPRSTLKCEWSSNSSCTSEDEKEEGA; from the exons ATGATGGAATCGAAAGCTGGTAATAACAAGTCTAAAAGTTCCTTATTTTACGAAGCTCCCCTCGGTTACAGCATTGAAGACGTTCGTCCCTTTGGTGGAATCAAGAAATTCAAATCTTCTGTCTACTCTAacgtta aAATTGTTCTCTCACAACAACAAAGCGAGAAGACAATGTCAGTCTCCACAATAGGATTCGAAGGCTACGAGAAGCGCCTTGAAGTAACCTTCTTTGAGCCAAGTATCTTCCTCGACACGCAAGGGTTAGGGCTCCGTGCCCTAGCCAAGTCTCAGATCGATGAGATCCTCCAACCAGCTGAGTGCACCATCGTTTCATATCTCTCCAACGATCAGCTCGACTCTTACGTCCTCTCCGAGTCCAGCGTCTTCATCTTCCCTTACAAGATCATCATCAAAACTTGTGGAACTACAAAGCTCCTCCTCTCTATCGAACCACTCTTGAGGTTAGCCGGAGAGCTCTCTCTTGACGTCGACTCCATGAGGTACACTCGTGGAAGCTTCCTTTGCCCTGGAGGGCAGCCTTTCCCTCACCGTAACTTCTCTGAAGAAGTTTCTGTCCTCGATGGTCACTTTAGCAAGCTAGGTTTGAGCAGTGTCGCCTACTTGATGGGAAAGGATGATGAAACCAAGAAATGGCACGTGTACTCTGCTTCTTCTGGTGccaagaagaacaacaagagCAATGTATACACGTTAGAGATGTGTATGACTGGTTTGGACAAAGACAAGGCATCTGTGTTCTACAAGAACGAATCAAGTTCCATGACTGATAACTCTGGCATCAGAAAGATACTTCCTCAATCCCAAATCTGCGACTTTGAGTTTGAGCCATGCGGCTACTCTATGAACAGCGTTGAAGGTGGCGCTATCTCTACTATCCATGTGACACCTGAAGACGGGTTTAGCTACGCTAGCTTTGAGGCAGTGGGGTATGATTTCACAACCATGGACTTGAGCCTTCTAGTCTCAAGGGTTTTAACATGTTTTGAGCCAAAGCAATTCTCAGTAGCGATACACTCTAGCATCGCACAGAAGAGTTACTACAAGGGTCTATGTGTAGAGCTAGACGATTATGGATGTAGAGAGACGACTATGGAGTCTCTAGGTGAAGAGAGAGGTACGGTGATGTATCAGAGGTTTGAGAAGCTGGGAAGGTATTGTGGTTCTCCGAGATCTACGTTGAAGTGTGAGTGGAGCAGCAACAGTAGCTGCACTAGCGAGGACGAGAAGGAAGAGGGAGcctaa
- the LOC106443154 gene encoding S-adenosylmethionine decarboxylase proenzyme 2 isoform X1 encodes MSVSTIGFEGYEKRLEVTFFEPSIFLDTQGLGLRALAKSQIDEILQPAECTIVSYLSNDQLDSYVLSESSVFIFPYKIIIKTCGTTKLLLSIEPLLRLAGELSLDVDSMRYTRGSFLCPGGQPFPHRNFSEEVSVLDGHFSKLGLSSVAYLMGKDDETKKWHVYSASSGAKKNNKSNVYTLEMCMTGLDKDKASVFYKNESSSMTDNSGIRKILPQSQICDFEFEPCGYSMNSVEGGAISTIHVTPEDGFSYASFEAVGYDFTTMDLSLLVSRVLTCFEPKQFSVAIHSSIAQKSYYKGLCVELDDYGCRETTMESLGEERGTVMYQRFEKLGRYCGSPRSTLKCEWSSNSSCTSEDEKEEGA; translated from the coding sequence ATGTCAGTCTCCACAATAGGATTCGAAGGCTACGAGAAGCGCCTTGAAGTAACCTTCTTTGAGCCAAGTATCTTCCTCGACACGCAAGGGTTAGGGCTCCGTGCCCTAGCCAAGTCTCAGATCGATGAGATCCTCCAACCAGCTGAGTGCACCATCGTTTCATATCTCTCCAACGATCAGCTCGACTCTTACGTCCTCTCCGAGTCCAGCGTCTTCATCTTCCCTTACAAGATCATCATCAAAACTTGTGGAACTACAAAGCTCCTCCTCTCTATCGAACCACTCTTGAGGTTAGCCGGAGAGCTCTCTCTTGACGTCGACTCCATGAGGTACACTCGTGGAAGCTTCCTTTGCCCTGGAGGGCAGCCTTTCCCTCACCGTAACTTCTCTGAAGAAGTTTCTGTCCTCGATGGTCACTTTAGCAAGCTAGGTTTGAGCAGTGTCGCCTACTTGATGGGAAAGGATGATGAAACCAAGAAATGGCACGTGTACTCTGCTTCTTCTGGTGccaagaagaacaacaagagCAATGTATACACGTTAGAGATGTGTATGACTGGTTTGGACAAAGACAAGGCATCTGTGTTCTACAAGAACGAATCAAGTTCCATGACTGATAACTCTGGCATCAGAAAGATACTTCCTCAATCCCAAATCTGCGACTTTGAGTTTGAGCCATGCGGCTACTCTATGAACAGCGTTGAAGGTGGCGCTATCTCTACTATCCATGTGACACCTGAAGACGGGTTTAGCTACGCTAGCTTTGAGGCAGTGGGGTATGATTTCACAACCATGGACTTGAGCCTTCTAGTCTCAAGGGTTTTAACATGTTTTGAGCCAAAGCAATTCTCAGTAGCGATACACTCTAGCATCGCACAGAAGAGTTACTACAAGGGTCTATGTGTAGAGCTAGACGATTATGGATGTAGAGAGACGACTATGGAGTCTCTAGGTGAAGAGAGAGGTACGGTGATGTATCAGAGGTTTGAGAAGCTGGGAAGGTATTGTGGTTCTCCGAGATCTACGTTGAAGTGTGAGTGGAGCAGCAACAGTAGCTGCACTAGCGAGGACGAGAAGGAAGAGGGAGcctaa
- the LOC125591201 gene encoding glutathione S-transferase T3-like, producing the protein MDPRNPDMDSTNPYSQYRSYVGLLNSQGENNIPHQNFRYESTPSSVNFGEPDIPPFSSQQSQAPAVSEDTPAGRRERKKWTPADDEVLISAWLNTSKDAVVGNDQKFGTFWKRVEAYYAASPHALEGRGGSSHNNCKQRWSKINDQTNKFCGAYAAAERQITSGQNDNDVLKVAHDIYYSDQKSKFTLEHAWCILRHEQKWLSLNSPKTTASGKRKTTELRLMRRDVTTHRSLKLSLASRRNVTAVATLS; encoded by the coding sequence ATGGATCCAAGGAATCCTGATATGGATTCAACGAATCCATATAGCCAATATCGTAGTTATGTAGGGCTTCTTAATAGTCAAGGAGAAAATAACATTCCCCATCAAAACTTTCGATATGAAAGTACTCCCTCTAGTGTGAACTTTGGAGAACCCGATATCCCTCCTTTCAGCTCCCAACAATCTCAGGCTCCAGCTGTGAGTGAAGACACACCCGCGGGCCGTCGGGAGAGAAAGAAGTGGACCCCTGCGGATGATGAGGTACTAATAAGCGCCTGGCTGAACACGTCTAAAGACGCCGTTGTTGGAAACGACCAGAAGTTTGGCACCTTCTGGAAACGAGTAGAAGCTTACTACGCAGCAAGTCCTCATGCGTTAGAGGGTCGCGGTGGGAGCTCTCATAACAATTGTAAGCAGAGGTGGTCAAAGATCAATGACCAGACGAACAAGTTCTGCGGAGCATACGCTGCTGCAGAGAGACAAATCACCAGCGGCCAGAATGACAACGACGTCCTAAAGGTGGCTCATGACATCTACTACTCGGACCAGAAATCAAAGTTTACCTTAGAGCATGCTTGGTGTATCTTGAGGCATGAACAAAAGTGGTTAAGCCTCAACAGTCCTAAGACTACTGCTTCTGGTAAGAGAAAAACAACTGAGCTGAGATTGATGCGGCGCGATGTCACTACCCACCGCAGCCTGAAGTTGAGTTTGGCTTCCCGAAGGAATGTTACTGCGGTGGCGACCCTCTCCTAG